The following coding sequences lie in one Epinephelus lanceolatus isolate andai-2023 chromosome 24, ASM4190304v1, whole genome shotgun sequence genomic window:
- the LOC117249871 gene encoding calsequestrin-2-like isoform X1, whose protein sequence is MQQICLSLLSGLCLHLVFFCSAEEGLEFPNFDGKDRVLDINERNYKKALKRYDLLCLFYHEPMPANKGLQKRFQMTELVLELTAQVLENKDIGFGMVDAQKDAKVAKKLGLEEVGSLYVFKDDRVIEFDGELSADTLVEFLLDVLEDPVEMLNNAMELRAFERMEEDIRLIGYFKGEDSYYKAFQEASERFQPYIKFFATFDKSVAKHLSLKMNEVNFYEPFMEEPAILPGRPLSEMDIVEFVTQHRRATLRKLRAENMFETWEDDMDGIHIVAFAEEEDPDGYEFLEILKDVARDNTNNPELSIVWIDPDDFPLLTTYWEKTFKLDLFRPQIGVVNVTDADSVWLDMSNDEDLPTAEELEDWIEDVLSGRVNTEDDDESADDKENLDGYVPEDSYESHDPDEEDDSDD, encoded by the exons ATGCAGCaaatctgtctttctctgctgtCTGGCCTTTGCCTTCACCTGGTTTTCTTCTGCAGTGCTGAGGAAGGCCTCGAGTTCCCTAACTTCGACGGGAAGGACAGGGTGCTGGACATCAATGAGCGCAACTACAAGAAGGCTCTAAAGAGATACGACCTGCTGTGTCTGTTCTACCATGAACCAATGCCTGCCAACAAGGGCCTTCAGAAGCGGTTCCAGATGACAGAGCTGGTGctggag CTCACAGCTCAGGTCCTGGAGAACAAAGACATCGGTTTTGGGATGGTGGACGCACAGAAGGACGCCAAAGTAGCCAAAAAACTGG GTCTGGAGGAAGTGGGCAGCTTGTACGTCTTCAAGGACGACCGTGTCATTGAGTTTGATGGGGAGCTCTCAGCAGACACACTGGTGGAGTTTCTATTGGAT GTGCTGGAGGACCCAGTGGAAATGCTCAATAACGCCATGGAGCTGCGAGCCTTCGAGAGGATGGAGGAAGACATCCGCCTCATTGGCTACTTTAAGGGAGAAGATTCAT ACTACAAAGCTTTTCAGGAAGCCTCCGAGCGTTTTCAACCTTACATCAAGTTCTTTGCTACATTTGATAAATCT GTAGCCAAACATCTCTCCCTCAAGATGAACGAGGTGAATTTTTATGAGCCGTTCATGGAGGAGCCGGCCATCCTGCCTGGCAGACCTCTGTCAGAGATGGACATTGTTGAGTTTGTCACCCAACACAGAAG GGCTACTCTGAGGAAACTGCGGGCAGAGAATATGTTTGAAACATGG GAGGACGACATGGATGGAATACATATTGTTGCTTttgctgaggaggaggatccag ATGGCTATGAGTTCCTGGAGATCCTGAAAGACGTGGCCAGAGACAACACCAACAACCCAGAGCTCAGCATCGTCTGGATCGACCCTGATGACTTTCCTCTG CTCACCACTTACTGGGAAAAAACCTTCAAGTTGGACCTGTTTAGACCTCAGATTGGAGTGGTCAACGTCACAGAT GCGGACAGTGTGTGGCTGGACATGTCCAATGACGAGGACCTGCCCACCgcggaggagctggaggactgGATAGAAGACGTCCTGTCTGGCAGGGTGAACACGGAGGATGACGATGAGTCTGCTGACGACAAGGAAAACCTTGACGGCTATGTGCCAGAAGACAGTTACGAAAGTCACGACCCAGATGAGGAAGATGACAGCGATGACTAA
- the LOC117249871 gene encoding calsequestrin-2-like isoform X2 → MPANKGLQKRFQMTELVLELTAQVLENKDIGFGMVDAQKDAKVAKKLGLEEVGSLYVFKDDRVIEFDGELSADTLVEFLLDVLEDPVEMLNNAMELRAFERMEEDIRLIGYFKGEDSYYKAFQEASERFQPYIKFFATFDKSVAKHLSLKMNEVNFYEPFMEEPAILPGRPLSEMDIVEFVTQHRRATLRKLRAENMFETWEDDMDGIHIVAFAEEEDPDGYEFLEILKDVARDNTNNPELSIVWIDPDDFPLLTTYWEKTFKLDLFRPQIGVVNVTDADSVWLDMSNDEDLPTAEELEDWIEDVLSGRVNTEDDDESADDKENLDGYVPEDSYESHDPDEEDDSDD, encoded by the exons ATGCCTGCCAACAAGGGCCTTCAGAAGCGGTTCCAGATGACAGAGCTGGTGctggag CTCACAGCTCAGGTCCTGGAGAACAAAGACATCGGTTTTGGGATGGTGGACGCACAGAAGGACGCCAAAGTAGCCAAAAAACTGG GTCTGGAGGAAGTGGGCAGCTTGTACGTCTTCAAGGACGACCGTGTCATTGAGTTTGATGGGGAGCTCTCAGCAGACACACTGGTGGAGTTTCTATTGGAT GTGCTGGAGGACCCAGTGGAAATGCTCAATAACGCCATGGAGCTGCGAGCCTTCGAGAGGATGGAGGAAGACATCCGCCTCATTGGCTACTTTAAGGGAGAAGATTCAT ACTACAAAGCTTTTCAGGAAGCCTCCGAGCGTTTTCAACCTTACATCAAGTTCTTTGCTACATTTGATAAATCT GTAGCCAAACATCTCTCCCTCAAGATGAACGAGGTGAATTTTTATGAGCCGTTCATGGAGGAGCCGGCCATCCTGCCTGGCAGACCTCTGTCAGAGATGGACATTGTTGAGTTTGTCACCCAACACAGAAG GGCTACTCTGAGGAAACTGCGGGCAGAGAATATGTTTGAAACATGG GAGGACGACATGGATGGAATACATATTGTTGCTTttgctgaggaggaggatccag ATGGCTATGAGTTCCTGGAGATCCTGAAAGACGTGGCCAGAGACAACACCAACAACCCAGAGCTCAGCATCGTCTGGATCGACCCTGATGACTTTCCTCTG CTCACCACTTACTGGGAAAAAACCTTCAAGTTGGACCTGTTTAGACCTCAGATTGGAGTGGTCAACGTCACAGAT GCGGACAGTGTGTGGCTGGACATGTCCAATGACGAGGACCTGCCCACCgcggaggagctggaggactgGATAGAAGACGTCCTGTCTGGCAGGGTGAACACGGAGGATGACGATGAGTCTGCTGACGACAAGGAAAACCTTGACGGCTATGTGCCAGAAGACAGTTACGAAAGTCACGACCCAGATGAGGAAGATGACAGCGATGACTAA